In Nicotiana tabacum cultivar K326 chromosome 17, ASM71507v2, whole genome shotgun sequence, one DNA window encodes the following:
- the LOC142161618 gene encoding phosphate transporter PHO1 homolog 9-like, giving the protein MKFGKEFASQMVQEWQEAYMDYNYLKGVLKDILNFKKRNAPIAEVAATPKGSLKRRLSMYRAFSGLQSRYNSFKSSPLSNNNDKDDEVILVNSVQQEGSEGHYQTVFLMSSEHGGEYEMVFFRRLDDEFNKVLTFYKKKVGEVKAEADELSKQMDALIALRIMVDKPSIEMESAQVNDPIHFRSPSRLHMEAIQEVELTSEESLEKEATAKMNPTEFRPAPLEILDHVKINVEPETPVSTLRNVIRSSNSNLSFSKEELRKAEEQIRKAFVEFYQKLRLLKSYCFLNMLAFSKIMKKYDKVTSRKASKSYLEMVDKSYLGSSDEVSKLIERVEATFIKHFVNGNRRKGMKTLRPQAKRETHRVTFFMGLFSGCSIALVAAIVVSIRAGNLLEHKGRGQYMDNIFPLYSLFGFIVLHMLMYAGNIYYWRRFRVNYPFIFGFKQGTELGYRQVLLLASGLAVLALSAALANLDMEMDPKTRSFGTVTELIPLALVIVLLLITFCPLNIIYRSSRFFLIRCAWHCLCAPLYKVTLPDFILADQITSQVQAIRSLQFYVCYYVWGNFRTRSNKCQESSVYQILYIVVAIIPFWSRFIQCLRRLFEEKDSMQGLNSLKYFSTIVALVMRTLYDQKRGTFWKVMAASTSGITTVANTYWDIVIDWGLLQRNSKNRWLRDKLLVPHKIVYFVAIVLDIILRLVWMQLVLDIQELPFLHKKAFVAVVASLEILRRGMWNFFRLENEHLNNVGKYRAFKSVPLPFNYDEDKSL; this is encoded by the exons ATGAAATTTGGGAAAGAATTTGCATCTCAAATGGTCCAAGAATGGCAAGAAGCTTATATGGATTACAATTATTTAAAAGGTGTATTGAAAGATATCTTGAATTTCAAGAAGAGGAATGCACCTATAGCAGAAGTTGCAGCCACCCCAAAAGGTTCTTTAAAAAGAAGGTTATCTATGTACAGAGCATTTAGTGGATTACAAAGTAGATACAACAGTTTCAAAAGTTCACCTTTGAGTAATAATAATGACAAAGATGATGAAGTTATATTAGTGAATTCAGTACAACAAGAAGGATCAGAAGGCCATTATCAAACTGTGTTTCTTATGTCATCTGAACATGGTGGAGAATATGAAATGGTTTTCTTTAGAAGATTGGATGATGAATTTAATAAAGTGTTAACTTTTTACAAGAAAAAAGTAGGGGAAGTTAAGGCTGAAGCTGATGAGTTGAGTAAACAAATGGATGCACTTATTGCTCTAAGAATTATGGTTGATAAACCTTCAATTGAAATGGAAAGTGCCCAAGTCAATGATCCTATTCATTTTAGAAGTCCAA GTAGGTTACATATGGAGGCAATTCAAGAAGTAGAGCTGACAAGTGAAGAAAGTCTGGAAAAGGAAGCAACAGCAAAGATGAATCCAACAGAATTTAGGCCTGCTCCACTAGAGATTTTGGACCATGTAAAAATCAATGTGGAACCCGAAACACCTGTTTCGACTTTAAGAAATGTTATCAGGAGTTCAAACTCGAACTTATCATTCAGCAAAGAGGAGCTCAGAAAAGCTGAAGAACAAATAAGAAAGGCTTTTGTTGAGTTTTATCAAAAGCTTCGACTTCTAAAAAGCTACTG TTTCTTAAATATGTTGGCATTTTCCAAGATCATGAAGAAGTATGATAAG GTAACCTCAAGGAAAGCTTCTAAATCATACTTAGAGATGGTTGATAAATCTTATCTTGGTAGCTCAGATGAG GTTTCTAAGCTCATAGAAAGAGTGGAGGCCACGTTCATAAAGCATTTTGTCAATGGAAATCGAAGGAAAGGAATGAAAACTTTAAGACCACAAGCTAAAAGAGAAACACATAGAGTAACATTTTTCATGG GTTTGTTCTCTGGCTGCTCAATAGCATTAGTGGCAGCTATTGTTGTATCGATACGTGCAGGAAACCTTCTAGAGCACAAGGGTCGTGGGCAGTATATGGATAACATATTTCCACTCTACAG CCTATTCGGATTCATTGTCCTGCATATGCTCATGTACGCGGGGAACATATACTACTGGAGGCGTTTTCGGGTCAATTATCCCTTCATATTTGGCTTTAAGCAAGGAACAGAACTAGGTTACAGACAAGTTCTTCTCCTTGCTTCTGGTCTTGCAGTACTTGCATTGTCTGCAGCATTGGCCAACCTGGATATGGAGATGGATCCAAAAACACGAAGTTTTGGGACAGTGACTGAGCTAATCCCACTTGCCCTGGTGATT GTTCTGCTTCTAATAACATTTTGTCCTCTGAACATAATATATCGTTCAAGTCGTTTCTTCCTTATAAGATGTGCCTGGCACTGTCTATGTGCTCCTCTTTATAAG GTTACTCTACCAGATTTCATCTTGGCAGATCAAATTACCAGCCAG GTTCAGGCAATTAGAAGTTTGCAATTCTATGTTTGCTACTATGTGTGGGGCAACTTCAGAACAAGATCAAATAAATGTCAAGAAAGCAGTGTTTACCAAATCTTATACATAGTCGTCGCAATTATTCCCTTTTGGTCTCGGTTTATTCAG TGCCTTCGCCGCTTATTTGAAGAGAAAGATTCGATGCAGGGGCTTAATAGCCTCAAATATTTCTCAACCATTGTTGCTCTTGTAATGAGGACACTTTATGATCAGAAGAGAGGAACTTTTTGGAAAGTAATGGCTGCATCAACTTCAGGAATTACTACAGTTGCAAACACTTATTGGGATATTGTCATAGATTGGGGTCTACTGCAAAGGAACTCAAAAAACCGTTGGTTGAGAGACAAACTACTTGTTCCACACAAGATTGTCTACTTTGTTGCCATT GTTCTTGACATTATTCTGAGACTAGTATGGATGCAGTTGGTTCTTGATATTCAAGAACTTCCATTTCTGCACAAGAAAGCATTTGTTGCAGTTGTTGCTAGTTTGGAAATCCTTCGCCGAGGCATGTGGAACTTTTTCAG GTTGGAAAATGAGCACTTGAATAACGTTGGGAAATACCGTGCCTTCAAGTCCGTACCGCTGCCTTTTAACTACGATGAAGACAAGAGTCTATAA